The following coding sequences lie in one Streptococcus suis genomic window:
- a CDS encoding phage holin has translation MNQLTEIIIGSATGILAIVAGMIVHEVKKYLIAKGGKRAVEITEILARNAVNAVEQIAKLDQDKHVDKLDMAKRRVTGQLAKYNIYMTDTQLETFIESAVKQMNDAWKETDK, from the coding sequence ATGAATCAACTTACAGAAATTATTATAGGGTCTGCTACTGGTATATTAGCTATCGTTGCCGGTATGATTGTCCATGAGGTCAAAAAGTATCTGATTGCCAAGGGCGGTAAGCGAGCGGTCGAAATTACAGAGATTCTGGCACGGAACGCTGTTAATGCAGTTGAACAAATCGCCAAGCTAGACCAGGACAAGCATGTAGACAAGCTAGACATGGCTAAACGTCGCGTAACAGGTCAGCTTGCTAAATACAACATCTATATGACTGATACACAGTTAGAGACCTTTATCGAATCAGCAGTGAAGCAAATGAACG